Proteins from one Nicotiana tabacum cultivar K326 chromosome 23, ASM71507v2, whole genome shotgun sequence genomic window:
- the LOC107802110 gene encoding plasma membrane ATPase 1-like, with translation MVTENTTTTLEAINNETVDLENIPIKEVFENLKCTEEGLNSTEVEKRLNVFGHNKLEEKKESKILKFLGFMWNPLSWVMEAAAIMALFLPHGKHKEIDYQDFVGIVALLIINSTISFIEENNAGNAAAALMARLAPKAKVLRDGKWSEEDAAVLVPGDIISIKLGDIIPSDARLLNGDPLKIDQSALTGESLPVTKNPGDGVYSGSTCKQGELEAVVIATGVHTFFGKAAHLVENTTHVGHFQKVLASIGNFCICSIAIGMVIELIVIFGGQHRPPREAIDSLLVLLIGGIPIAMPTVLSVTMAIGSHRLSQQGAITKRMTAIEEMAGMDVLCSDKTGTLTLNKLSVDKNLIEVFAKDVEKDTVVLMAARASRLENQDAIDTAIVSMLADPKEARAGITEVHFLPFNPTDKRTALTYLDTAGKMHRVSKGAPEQILNLAWNKSDIQNRVHTVIDKFAERGLRSLAVARQEVPEGKKDSPGGPWEFVGLLPLFDPPRHDSAETIRRALELGVSVKMITGDQLAIAKETGRRLGMGTNMYPSSFLLGEQKDASAAVLPIEELIESADGFAGVFPEHKYEIVRILQSRKHICGMTGDGVNDAPALKKADIGIAVADSTDAARGASDIVLTEPGLSVIIHAVLTSRAIFQRMKNYTIYAVSITIRIVLGFMLLTAFWRFNFPPFMVLVIAILNDGTIMTISKDRVKPSPLPDSWKLSEIFATGIVIGSYLALMTTLFFYLTFETSFFANAFNVEDFNKHIPANKVISDSLNAKLASAVYLQVSTISQALIFVTRSRGWSFMERPGLLLVAAFIVAQMVATFMSAMVTSVKFAGIEKIGWRWTGVIWLFNIVTYFLLDPIKFAVRYALSGRAWGLLLNQKTAFTNRKDFGKEAREAAWAAEQRTIHGLQSVETRTFPENYTFRDISLMAEEAKRRAEIARLRELHTLKGRVESFAKLRGLDVDHVNPHYTV, from the exons ATGGTCACAGAAAACACAACCACTACTCTTGAGGCTATCAACAATGAGACTGTTGATCTG GAAAATATTCCTATTAAGGAGGTTTTCGAGAACCTGAAATGTACAGAAGAGGGACTCAACTCTACAGAGGTTGAGAAACGTCTAAATGTATTTGGTCATAACAAACTCGAAGAGAAAAAG GAAAGCAAAATACTGAAGTTCTTGGGATTTATGTGGAATCCTCTTTCATGGGTAATGGAAGCAGCAGCAATCATGGCTCTTTTTCTTCCACACGGAAAG CACAAGGAAATTGATTACCAAGATTTTGTTGGCATTGTTGCACTACTTATCATAAACTCAACAATTAGTTTTATAGAAGAGAATAACGCTGGAAATGCAGCTGCGGCTCTTATGGCTAGGTTAGCTCCAAAAGCCAAG GTTTTACGGGATGGGAAATGGAGTGAAGAGGATGCAGCTGTCTTGGTTCCTGGCGACATCATTAGCATAAAGCTAGGGGATATAATTCCATCTGATGCACGTCTACTTAACGGTGATCCTTTGAAAATTGATCAG TCTGCTCTTACCGGAGAGTCACTTCCAGTTACCAAAAATCCCGGTGATGGTGTATACTCTGGGTCAACATGCAAACAAGGTGAATTAGAAGCTGTTGTTATTGCTACTGGAGTTCACACTTTCTTTGGAAAGGCTGCTCATCTCGTGGAAAATACTACACACGTTGGACATTTTCAGAAG GTATTAGCCTCAATTGGTAACTTTTGCATCTGCTCAATTGCAATTGGTATGGTCATTGAGCTCATTGTAATATTTGGGGGGCAACATCGACCACCTCGTGAAGCCATTGACAGCCTTCTTGTTCTGCTCATTGGTGGTATCCCCATTGCCATGCCTACAGTTCTCTCCGTAACTATGGCCATTGGTTCTCATCGACTATCTCAGCAG GGAGCTATCACAAAAAGAATGACAGCTATAGAGGAGATGGCTGGCATGGATGTCTTGTGCAGTGATAAAACTGGCACTCTAACTCTAAACAAACTATCAGTGGACAAAAATCTAATTGAG GTTTTTGCCAAAGATGTTGAAAAGGATACAGTGGTTTTGATGGCTGCAAGAGCTTCAAGGTTGGAAAATCAAGATGCAATTGATACTGCTATAGTATCCATGCTTGCCGACCCTAAGGAG GCACGAGCTGGTATTACAGAGGTTCATTTCCTTCCATTCAATCCAACTGATAAGAGGACAGCTCTTACCTACCTCGACACCGCTGGTAAAATGCACAGAGTGAGCAAAGGTGCCCCAGAGCAG ATTTTGAACCTGGCATGGAacaaatcagacattcaaaataGAGTGCATACGGTAATAGACAAATTTGCTGAACGTGGGCTTCGATCTCTAGCAGTTGCTCGCCAG GAAGTACCAGAAGGTAAAAAGGACAGTCCTGGTGGCCCTTGGGAATTTGTTGGTCTTCTCCCTCTCTTTGATCCACCACGTCATGACAGTGCTGAAACAATCAGAAGAGCTCTCGAACTTGGAGTTAGTGTTAAGATGATTACAG GTGACCAGTTGGCTATAGCTAAGGAAACTGGAAGACGTCTTGGAATGGGCACAAACATGTATCCTTCATCGTTTTTGCTTGGAGAACAAAAGGATGCTTCAGCTGCAGTCCTTCCAATTGAAGAACTCATCGAAAGCGCTGATGGATTTGCCGGTGTCTTTCCTG AGCACAAGTACGAAATCGTGAGAATCTTACAAAGCAGGAAACACATTTGCGGTATGACTGGTGATGGAGTCAATGATGCACCTGCACTGAAGAAAGCAGATATAGGAATTGCTGTGGCAGATTCAACAGATGCAGCTCGAGGCGCTTCGGATATAGTTCTGACTGAACCAGGACTAAGTGTTATTATCCACGCTGTTTTGACAAGCCGTGCCATTTTCCAGAGaatgaaaaattacaca ATATATGCAGTGTCCATCACAATCCGTATTGTG TTGGGGTTCATGTTGCTGACTGCATTTTGGAGATTCAATTTTCCCCCTTTCATGGTCCTTGTCATTGCCATTCTTAATGATG GCACAATCATGACTATATCCAAAGATAGAGTCAAGCCATCCCCACTTCCTGACAGTTGGAAGCTCAGCGAAATATTTGCAACAGGAATTGTGATAGGCAGTTACCTTGCCTTGATGACTACTTTATTCTTCTATTTAACTTTTGAGACCAGCTTCTTTGCG AATGCCTTTAACGTGGAAGATTTCAACAAACATATTCCAGCAAACAAAGTCATCTCTGATTCTCTAAATGCAAAACTAGCATCAGCTGTATATCTCCAAGTTAGCACCATTAGCCAAGCTTTGATCTTTGTTACACGGTCCAGAGGGTGGTCATTCATGGAAAGACCCGGCCTTCTCCTTGTTGCTGCCTTTATTGTTGCTCAGATG GTTGCAACCTTTATGTCTGCTATGGTAACATCGGTTAAATTTGCTGGGATTGAGAAGATTGGATGGAGATGGACTGGTGTGATCTGGTTGTTTAATATTGTTACCTATTTTCTGCTTGATCCCATCAAATTTGCTGTTCGATATGCTCTCAGTGGGAGAGCCTGGGGCTTACTACTGAACCAAAAG ACGGCTTTCACCAACAGAAAGGATTTTGGTAAGGAAGCACGCGAAGCAGCATGGGCTGCTGAACAGAGAACAATTCATGGCCTTCAATCCGTAGAAACTAGAACGTTTCCTGAAAATTACACTTTCAGGGATATCAGCTTGATGGCTGAGGAAGCAAAAAGGCGCGCAGAGATTGCAAG GTTAAGGGAACTTCACACACTGAAAGGGAGAGTAGAATCCTTTGCAAAGCTTAGAGGATTAGATGTTGATCATGTCAATCCACATTATACTGTCTAA